Proteins from one Tsuneonella aeria genomic window:
- a CDS encoding M16 family metallopeptidase: protein MIRSILAAGVAFAALSATPALAAPAQPAAITAPEIAFTEWKLPNGLRVIALRDPTTASVTTSVWYEVGSKHDPQGRSGFSHLFEHILSRKTENMPYNMVNRLTEDVGGTRNASNSDDRTNYYETVPAQYLETLLWTHAERMARPVVDNEVFENERAVVKEELRQRILAPPYGRIRMVLAENGFDVLPQRRPGIGSLEQLDSATLDDARAFHQAYYGPDTATLIVAGNFDEARLRSMVDKYFAAIPPRANKIPLAITAREPQRMAPRELVATAPNVPLPVSGSLWKIPGAAHPDTAAIEVLDAVLSQGDNSRMHQALVRTGKAVSYSQAVNSSEEGGYFAAFAILNPAADKADVAATIASEFERVRDGGVTAAELSEAKNELMASALRRRETVTGRAFELGEALVVSGDPRAADIRLDRIRKVSAADVQRVARTYLTPQSVVNWRYEAGPDNPESYANPVPMPTFASVPPAKGEPAKLNDEATRVAPPAPGVAPQVQRAALSQAKLGNGIPLVTAQTGTVPIATMTVILPGGTSTDPAGKSGLASMASILADKGTPTRSATQIAAALESLGAQMGATPGVDGTFFSLTAPTANLAAAGEILADVIKNASFPQEELDRERKRTIDSLQVALKDPGSLAGMVADRVFYGDSAYGAVTTVNSLPRIDQSDLADWRRSWWHPKTAKIVVSGGIAPAQARSVAEQLFGNWQEARPAGVAPADPAGANRPVQTIVIDMPEAGQAAVLAGVRAPARGSSDYYPLVLANSVLGAGSNGRLFNEVRTKRGLSYGSYSSFGSRADESILTASAQTKNESADEVTQIILDQFGALGTAPADADALEKRRLFLGGSYTRALESSSGFNSIVAGLVLQGIEPGEAARFAERLSAVSPTAAADVASRLVTPDKASVVIVGNAAAFLDDLKKIRPNVTVIKASDLNLDSASLTATGG, encoded by the coding sequence ATGATCCGATCGATTCTGGCCGCCGGCGTGGCGTTTGCTGCGCTGAGTGCAACACCGGCGCTGGCCGCGCCCGCGCAACCGGCCGCAATTACCGCGCCTGAAATCGCCTTTACCGAATGGAAGCTGCCCAACGGGCTGCGCGTGATCGCCCTGCGCGACCCGACGACGGCGAGCGTCACCACGTCGGTCTGGTACGAAGTCGGATCGAAGCACGACCCGCAGGGCCGGAGCGGTTTCTCCCATTTGTTCGAGCATATCCTGAGCCGCAAGACGGAGAATATGCCCTACAACATGGTCAACCGGTTGACCGAGGATGTCGGCGGCACGCGCAACGCGTCCAACAGCGACGACCGCACGAATTATTACGAGACCGTGCCGGCCCAGTATCTCGAAACGCTGCTGTGGACGCACGCGGAGCGGATGGCCCGCCCGGTGGTCGATAACGAGGTGTTCGAGAACGAACGAGCGGTGGTGAAGGAGGAACTGCGCCAGCGTATCCTTGCGCCGCCTTACGGCCGCATCCGCATGGTCCTGGCCGAAAACGGTTTCGACGTCTTGCCGCAGCGCCGGCCGGGGATCGGCAGCCTGGAACAGCTTGATTCGGCGACGCTCGACGATGCGCGCGCTTTCCACCAGGCATATTACGGACCGGATACCGCGACCCTGATCGTGGCCGGCAATTTCGACGAAGCGCGCCTGCGTTCGATGGTCGACAAGTACTTCGCCGCCATCCCGCCGCGCGCGAACAAGATTCCCCTGGCGATCACGGCCAGGGAGCCGCAGCGGATGGCGCCGCGTGAACTGGTCGCCACGGCACCCAACGTGCCCTTGCCGGTGAGCGGTTCGCTGTGGAAGATTCCCGGCGCCGCCCACCCCGACACTGCTGCGATCGAGGTGCTGGACGCAGTGCTGTCACAAGGCGACAATTCCCGCATGCACCAGGCGCTGGTGCGCACCGGCAAGGCGGTGTCTTACAGCCAGGCGGTCAATTCCAGCGAGGAAGGCGGCTACTTCGCGGCCTTCGCCATCCTCAATCCCGCAGCCGACAAGGCCGATGTCGCCGCCACGATCGCCAGTGAGTTCGAGCGGGTGCGTGACGGCGGCGTAACGGCTGCCGAACTGTCGGAGGCCAAGAACGAACTCATGGCATCCGCCTTGCGCCGCCGGGAAACCGTCACGGGCCGCGCGTTCGAACTGGGCGAAGCGCTGGTGGTGAGCGGCGATCCGCGCGCGGCCGACATCCGCCTCGACCGGATTCGCAAGGTATCTGCCGCCGACGTGCAGCGCGTGGCACGCACGTACCTGACGCCGCAGAGTGTGGTGAACTGGCGCTACGAAGCCGGACCGGACAATCCCGAAAGCTACGCAAATCCCGTCCCGATGCCGACGTTTGCCAGCGTTCCGCCGGCCAAGGGTGAACCTGCTAAGCTGAACGACGAGGCCACGCGCGTCGCCCCTCCCGCTCCGGGCGTGGCGCCGCAGGTCCAGCGCGCGGCATTGAGCCAGGCGAAGCTGGGCAACGGCATCCCCCTTGTCACCGCGCAGACCGGGACCGTGCCGATCGCCACGATGACGGTCATCCTGCCGGGCGGCACGTCGACCGATCCTGCGGGCAAGTCGGGCCTCGCCTCGATGGCGTCGATCCTTGCGGACAAGGGCACGCCAACCCGCAGCGCGACCCAGATCGCGGCCGCGCTGGAAAGCCTGGGCGCGCAGATGGGGGCGACCCCGGGCGTCGACGGCACGTTCTTCAGCCTGACCGCGCCGACCGCCAACCTCGCGGCGGCGGGCGAAATCCTGGCCGACGTCATCAAGAACGCCAGCTTCCCGCAGGAAGAGCTCGACCGCGAACGCAAGCGGACGATCGACAGCCTCCAGGTCGCGCTGAAGGACCCGGGTTCGCTGGCCGGCATGGTCGCGGACCGCGTGTTCTATGGCGATTCCGCCTATGGCGCCGTGACGACGGTGAATTCGCTTCCGCGCATCGATCAATCCGACCTTGCCGATTGGCGCCGGAGCTGGTGGCATCCGAAGACGGCCAAGATCGTCGTCAGCGGCGGTATCGCGCCCGCCCAGGCGCGCTCCGTGGCCGAGCAGCTGTTCGGTAACTGGCAGGAAGCCCGGCCGGCGGGTGTCGCCCCGGCCGACCCCGCGGGGGCCAATCGCCCTGTGCAGACGATCGTGATCGACATGCCCGAGGCGGGGCAGGCCGCCGTGCTGGCGGGCGTTCGCGCACCGGCGCGCGGTAGCTCCGATTACTATCCGCTGGTGCTCGCCAACTCCGTGCTCGGCGCCGGTTCGAACGGGCGCCTGTTCAACGAAGTGCGCACCAAGCGCGGCCTCAGCTACGGATCGTACAGTTCGTTCGGCAGCCGAGCGGACGAATCGATCCTCACGGCCAGCGCGCAGACCAAGAACGAAAGCGCGGACGAGGTGACGCAGATCATCCTCGACCAGTTCGGGGCACTGGGCACCGCGCCGGCCGATGCCGACGCGCTCGAAAAACGGCGCCTGTTCCTCGGGGGGTCGTACACCCGCGCGCTGGAAAGCAGCTCCGGCTTCAACTCGATCGTTGCCGGCTTGGTATTGCAGGGCATCGAGCCCGGCGAAGCGGCGCGGTTCGCGGAACGCCTTTCCGCAGTTTCGCCCACGGCAGCCGCGGATGTGGCCAGCCGGCTGGTTACGCCGGACAAGGCCTCCGTCGTCATCGTCGGCAACGCGGCCGCGTTCCTCGATGACCTGAAGAAAATTCGCCCGAACGTGACGGTCATCAAGGCGAGCGACCTCAACCTCGACAGCGCTTCCCTGACGGCGACGGGCGGCTGA
- a CDS encoding GFA family protein codes for MPSGGCHCGAVRYSVEGEMHHNAVCHCQDCRRSAGALMVPWAAFDKNALTIEKGQPATYQSSEHGERHFCGSCGTGLFYFNEAMLPGIVDIQAVTLDDAEACPPQAHIQIADALSWERTLADLPQFDRFPGG; via the coding sequence ATGCCCAGCGGAGGATGCCATTGCGGCGCGGTGCGTTACTCGGTCGAAGGCGAGATGCACCATAACGCCGTATGCCACTGCCAGGACTGCCGCCGATCCGCCGGCGCCCTGATGGTGCCCTGGGCCGCGTTCGACAAGAACGCGCTGACGATAGAGAAAGGCCAGCCCGCCACCTATCAATCGTCCGAGCACGGGGAACGCCACTTTTGCGGCAGCTGCGGCACGGGCCTGTTCTATTTTAACGAGGCGATGTTGCCGGGGATCGTCGATATCCAGGCGGTCACCCTGGACGATGCCGAGGCATGCCCGCCGCAAGCCCATATCCAGATAGCCGATGCCTTGTCGTGGGAGCGGACCCTGGCGGACCTGCCGCAGTTCGACCGCTTTCCCGGCGGGTAG
- a CDS encoding outer membrane protein assembly factor BamE, with protein sequence MTAVRLLGAGALAAMALAVSGCASIRESRGYIVDSTLTGSVQPGIDNKQSVQATLGHPSFESQFGVPTWYYVSSQTERRPFMRPRIGEHSVLAVTFDAAGNVAGVERSGLDKVVFLTPDGDRTPTLGRDRTFFEDLFGNIGAVGAPAAGGGGPGA encoded by the coding sequence ATGACGGCAGTACGGCTTCTGGGTGCAGGCGCGCTCGCGGCGATGGCGCTGGCGGTGTCGGGCTGCGCGTCGATCCGCGAAAGCCGGGGCTACATCGTCGATTCGACCCTGACCGGTTCGGTGCAGCCGGGCATCGACAACAAGCAGTCCGTCCAGGCGACGCTGGGCCACCCCAGTTTCGAAAGCCAGTTCGGCGTCCCGACGTGGTATTATGTTTCCAGCCAGACGGAGCGCCGGCCCTTCATGCGCCCGCGCATCGGCGAACATTCGGTTCTGGCGGTCACGTTCGATGCGGCCGGCAACGTCGCGGGTGTCGAGCGCTCGGGCCTCGACAAGGTGGTGTTCCTCACGCCCGATGGCGATCGCACGCCGACCCTGGGGCGCGACCGCACGTTCTTCGAAGACCTGTTCGGCAATATCGGCGCGGTCGGTGCGCCGGCGGCCGGTGGCGGCGGGCCCGGCGCCTGA
- a CDS encoding acyltransferase family protein produces MRSPGGAPASPKLMWIQALRGLAALTVAAVHLNDGFARFLDDRLGLVPRGDQLAQAAVALFFVISGCVMVISSGRMAGSVRGMGTFWRRRAVRVLPPYWVATGVMVAVALWLTMPLDVRDVAASLAFVPLAAPPGSPAPFALYLWPAWTLFYELIFYAIFGACLVLGRKRAAIACAAALVALVTIAPPLMGDTLAVHAATRPVMLLFIGGLAAGLAVSRAVPAVPMPARLAALVMAGAVFVLAPHPETRLGYGWLLWAGLPALLVFVAAMGWPLHGFARRMAGTLGDASYALYLLHIPFAHAWMRVFDGWLGGKGGSIGYLAGGLPLLVIVSIAFHRVVERPLTAALNRAAARLS; encoded by the coding sequence ATGAGATCGCCCGGCGGCGCGCCCGCCTCCCCCAAGCTGATGTGGATCCAGGCCCTCCGGGGCCTTGCCGCGCTGACGGTTGCGGCGGTGCACCTCAACGACGGGTTCGCGCGGTTCCTGGATGACCGGCTGGGCCTGGTTCCGCGCGGGGACCAGCTCGCGCAAGCGGCGGTGGCGCTGTTCTTCGTGATTTCCGGGTGCGTGATGGTGATCTCCTCCGGCAGAATGGCCGGCTCGGTTCGCGGGATGGGCACCTTCTGGCGGAGGCGTGCGGTGCGGGTCCTGCCGCCCTACTGGGTCGCGACCGGGGTGATGGTTGCGGTTGCGCTGTGGCTCACGATGCCGCTCGACGTGAGGGACGTGGCGGCATCGCTGGCGTTCGTGCCCCTGGCCGCGCCGCCGGGATCGCCCGCGCCCTTTGCGCTCTACCTCTGGCCGGCATGGACCCTGTTCTACGAGCTGATCTTCTACGCGATTTTCGGCGCATGCCTGGTGTTGGGCCGGAAGCGGGCCGCCATCGCCTGCGCCGCCGCGCTGGTCGCGCTGGTGACGATTGCGCCGCCCCTGATGGGCGATACGCTGGCGGTGCATGCCGCGACCCGGCCGGTCATGCTGCTGTTCATCGGCGGCCTTGCCGCGGGGCTCGCGGTGTCGAGGGCGGTTCCTGCCGTTCCGATGCCCGCGCGGCTTGCAGCGCTGGTGATGGCGGGCGCCGTGTTCGTCCTCGCGCCCCATCCGGAAACCAGGCTGGGCTATGGCTGGTTGCTATGGGCGGGCCTGCCGGCGCTCCTCGTTTTTGTCGCCGCCATGGGTTGGCCGCTGCACGGGTTCGCCCGCCGCATGGCCGGCACGCTCGGCGATGCCAGCTACGCGCTTTACCTGCTCCATATCCCCTTCGCCCATGCGTGGATGCGGGTGTTCGATGGGTGGCTCGGCGGGAAGGGCGGGTCAATCGGCTATCTTGCGGGCGGCCTCCCGCTGCTCGTGATCGTGTCGATTGCTTTCCATCGCGTTGTGGAACGGCCGCTGACCGCCGCGCTCAATCGTGCGGCGGCGCGCCTGTCTTGA
- the hslU gene encoding ATP-dependent protease ATPase subunit HslU: MTGPNHAALTPKAIVAALDAHIVGQADAKRAVAVALRNRWRRQRLNPDLRDEVSPKNILMIGPTGCGKTEISRRLARLAEAPFVKVEATKFTEVGYVGRDVEQIARDLVEDAIRLEKDRRREAVREAASKAAMDRLLKALVGENASEATRESFRARIVENAMNDVEVEIEVEDTPQMPFDLGGAGGNVGMINLSDMMAKAMGKSALKRRKLKVPDAWDKLVEEEAEKRMDQDDVARAALANAEGNGIVFLDEIDKIAVSDVRGGSVSREGVQRDLLPLIEGTTVSTKYGPMKTDHVLFIASGAFHVAKPSDMLPELQGRLPIRVELQSLTEADFVRILSETRANLVTQYVALLGTEDVTLQLGDDAIREIARIAAAVNESVENIGARRLQTVMEKLLEEISFEAEDRKGETVVIDAEYVRTRLDGLAGDTDLSKYIL, translated from the coding sequence ATGACGGGACCCAATCACGCCGCTCTTACCCCCAAGGCCATCGTCGCCGCGCTCGACGCCCACATCGTCGGCCAGGCCGATGCCAAGCGCGCCGTCGCGGTGGCGCTGCGCAATCGCTGGCGCCGGCAGCGGTTGAACCCCGACCTGCGCGACGAGGTCAGCCCCAAGAACATCCTGATGATCGGCCCCACCGGCTGCGGCAAGACCGAGATCAGCCGCCGCCTCGCGAGGCTGGCCGAAGCGCCCTTCGTGAAAGTCGAGGCGACCAAGTTCACCGAAGTCGGCTATGTCGGCCGCGACGTGGAGCAGATCGCCCGCGACCTGGTGGAAGACGCGATCCGGCTCGAAAAGGACCGCCGCCGCGAAGCCGTGCGCGAGGCGGCGAGCAAGGCGGCGATGGATCGCCTGCTGAAGGCGCTCGTCGGCGAGAACGCCAGCGAGGCGACGCGCGAGAGCTTCCGCGCCCGCATCGTCGAGAACGCGATGAACGACGTCGAGGTGGAGATCGAGGTCGAGGACACGCCGCAGATGCCTTTCGACCTCGGCGGGGCGGGCGGCAACGTCGGCATGATCAACCTCTCCGACATGATGGCCAAGGCGATGGGCAAGTCCGCGCTGAAGCGCCGCAAGCTCAAGGTACCCGACGCCTGGGACAAGCTGGTGGAGGAAGAAGCCGAAAAGCGCATGGACCAGGACGATGTCGCCCGCGCCGCCCTGGCCAATGCGGAAGGCAACGGCATCGTGTTCCTGGACGAGATCGACAAGATCGCGGTGAGCGACGTGCGCGGCGGAAGCGTCAGCCGCGAAGGCGTGCAGCGCGACCTGCTCCCCCTGATCGAAGGGACGACCGTCAGCACGAAGTACGGCCCCATGAAGACCGACCACGTGCTGTTCATCGCCAGCGGCGCGTTCCACGTCGCCAAGCCCAGCGACATGTTGCCCGAACTGCAGGGCCGCCTGCCCATCCGGGTCGAGCTGCAGAGCCTGACCGAGGCGGATTTCGTCCGCATCCTCAGCGAAACCCGCGCCAACCTCGTGACGCAGTATGTCGCCCTGCTCGGCACGGAGGACGTCACGCTCCAGTTGGGCGACGACGCCATCCGCGAGATCGCCCGCATCGCCGCGGCGGTGAACGAGAGCGTGGAGAACATCGGCGCACGGCGCCTGCAGACCGTGATGGAGAAGCTGCTGGAAGAAATCAGCTTCGAAGCCGAGGACCGCAAGGGCGAGACGGTGGTGATCGATGCCGAATACGTCCGCACCCGCCTCGACGGCCTGGCGGGCGACACGGACCTGTCAAAGTATATCCTCTGA
- a CDS encoding ubiquinol-cytochrome C chaperone family protein produces MSLLSRIFPKAFSAAPDPREALRPAWHAVVAAARQPEWYRAGVADTIDGRFDMVTAILAAVLLRLERAEGLAQEQVYLTELFVEDMDGQLREFGVGDVVVGKRVGKLMSALGGRLSAYRQAAAGDAGAMIEAVERNMTLRDDAEIARVAEGLRAFSQRLEAVPEADVLAGRFA; encoded by the coding sequence ATGAGCCTGCTGTCCCGCATTTTCCCGAAGGCGTTTTCCGCCGCCCCCGATCCGCGCGAGGCGCTGCGCCCCGCGTGGCACGCCGTCGTCGCCGCCGCACGCCAGCCGGAATGGTACCGCGCAGGGGTGGCCGACACGATCGACGGACGCTTTGACATGGTCACGGCCATCCTCGCCGCCGTCCTGCTGCGGCTGGAGCGGGCAGAGGGGCTGGCACAGGAGCAGGTCTATCTTACGGAACTGTTCGTCGAGGACATGGACGGCCAGCTGCGCGAATTCGGCGTGGGCGACGTCGTCGTCGGCAAGCGGGTGGGCAAGCTGATGAGCGCGCTCGGCGGCCGCTTGTCCGCCTATCGCCAGGCCGCGGCGGGTGACGCGGGGGCGATGATCGAAGCGGTGGAACGGAACATGACATTGCGGGACGATGCCGAAATAGCGCGCGTGGCCGAGGGGCTGCGCGCTTTCTCCCAGCGCCTCGAGGCAGTGCCGGAGGCCGACGTGCTGGCGGGGCGCTTCGCATGA
- the ssb gene encoding single-stranded DNA-binding protein has protein sequence MAGSLNKVMLIGNLGADPEVRSFQNGGKVCNIRVATSETWKDRQTGERKEKTEWHTVAIFGEGLVGVAEQYLRKGSKVYIEGKLQTRKWQDQSGNDRYSTEVVVQGPGAVMTMLDGPQGSGGAQRGGGGSGGDWNRGSGSGGGQQGGGWGQTGGAAGGASGGGSNYDDLDDDIPF, from the coding sequence ATGGCCGGGTCACTCAACAAAGTCATGCTCATCGGCAATCTGGGGGCCGACCCCGAAGTCCGCAGCTTCCAGAACGGCGGCAAGGTGTGCAACATCCGCGTTGCCACGTCGGAAACCTGGAAGGACCGCCAGACCGGCGAGCGCAAGGAAAAGACCGAGTGGCACACGGTCGCCATCTTTGGCGAAGGGCTGGTCGGCGTGGCCGAACAATACCTGCGCAAGGGCAGCAAGGTCTACATCGAAGGCAAGCTGCAGACGCGCAAGTGGCAGGACCAGTCGGGTAACGACCGCTATTCCACCGAAGTGGTAGTGCAGGGCCCGGGCGCCGTGATGACGATGCTCGACGGCCCGCAGGGGTCGGGCGGCGCCCAGCGCGGCGGGGGCGGCAGCGGCGGCGACTGGAACCGCGGTTCAGGCAGTGGCGGCGGCCAGCAGGGCGGCGGCTGGGGCCAGACCGGCGGAGCGGCCGGCGGTGCATCGGGCGGCGGTTCGAACTACGACGACCTCGACGACGATATCCCGTTCTGA
- a CDS encoding YceD family protein, with amino-acid sequence MTAERAEDPAPEFVRMIRARPVPPEHAEVSANADERAALARRFGVRAVDAMRAEVDMAPDGDAILATGVLHAELTQACAVSGEDFAVRLEEPLALRFVTKAREVDPEEEAELPADEPDEIEYAGDMFDLGEAVAQTLALAIDPYAEGPGADAARREAGIVDEDSPKGPLADALAALRK; translated from the coding sequence ATGACCGCCGAACGCGCCGAAGACCCCGCGCCCGAGTTCGTCCGGATGATCCGCGCGCGGCCGGTGCCGCCCGAACACGCGGAAGTTTCGGCGAACGCGGACGAACGCGCCGCCCTCGCCCGCCGCTTCGGCGTGCGCGCGGTCGATGCCATGCGCGCCGAAGTTGACATGGCGCCCGATGGCGATGCGATCCTGGCGACGGGCGTGCTTCATGCCGAACTGACCCAGGCCTGCGCTGTCTCGGGCGAGGATTTCGCCGTCCGGCTGGAGGAACCGCTCGCCCTGCGCTTCGTGACGAAGGCGCGCGAGGTCGACCCGGAGGAAGAGGCCGAACTGCCGGCCGACGAGCCCGACGAGATCGAATACGCCGGCGACATGTTCGACCTTGGCGAAGCGGTGGCGCAAACCCTCGCCCTCGCGATCGATCCGTATGCCGAAGGGCCCGGCGCCGATGCGGCGCGGCGCGAAGCGGGCATCGTCGATGAAGATTCGCCGAAGGGTCCGCTGGCGGATGCGCTGGCCGCCTTGCGCAAGTGA
- a CDS encoding ABCB family ABC transporter ATP-binding protein/permease: MPPDAPPDTDIQRYDGWATLRRFSPYLWPDNRPDLRLRIAAALLLVVLAKGLTLATPLAMKTIVDTMAAGGNEGLWVAMSFVIAFVAARFLSTAFDNTRNIVFERVGQEATQHLAEDTFARLHQLSLRFHLGRRTGEVTKTIERGTKSIDSMLYFLLFNIAPTVLELIAVAAIFYTLFGFELVLATAVTVAIYIAATRWITEWRTELRRKMNDLDGMALSRAVDSLLNYETVKYFGAEERERERYGRAAQAYAQAAVRSENSLGVLNIVQAVIMNALMLFALGFTVWQWSRGLLSVGDLVAVQTYLTQLFRPLDMLGMVYRTIRQGLIDMAAMFRLIDTEVEVADTPGAPALVVRRPTVAFEDVVFGYDPDRTILHGLSFEVPAGAHVAIVGPSGAGKSTIARLLFRFYDPWSGRVLIDGQDISAVTQESLRAAIGIVPQDSVLFNDTIGYNIGYGRPHSQGPALHDDIVRGARDAAILPFIEALPHGFDTEVGERGLKLSGVEKQRVAIARTLVKDPPILILDEATSALDSRTEQGILDTLHRVSKDRTSLSIAHRLSTVADADSILVMDHGRLAEQGTHQALLRRGGLYAEMWSRQQAERDRNLEAAE, encoded by the coding sequence ATGCCGCCCGACGCCCCACCAGATACCGACATCCAGAGATACGACGGGTGGGCCACGCTTCGCCGGTTCTCCCCCTATCTCTGGCCCGATAATCGCCCCGATCTGCGCCTGCGGATCGCGGCGGCGCTGCTCCTGGTTGTCCTGGCCAAGGGCCTGACGCTGGCGACGCCGCTGGCGATGAAGACGATCGTCGACACGATGGCTGCGGGCGGCAACGAAGGCCTGTGGGTCGCGATGTCGTTCGTCATCGCCTTCGTCGCAGCGCGGTTCCTCAGCACCGCTTTCGATAACACGCGCAACATCGTGTTCGAGCGCGTCGGGCAGGAGGCGACGCAGCACCTTGCCGAAGACACGTTCGCCCGGCTCCACCAGCTGAGCCTGCGCTTCCATCTGGGCCGCCGCACGGGCGAGGTGACCAAGACCATCGAGCGCGGAACCAAGAGCATCGATTCGATGCTCTATTTCCTGCTGTTCAACATCGCGCCGACGGTGCTGGAACTGATCGCGGTGGCGGCGATCTTCTACACCCTGTTCGGGTTCGAGCTTGTTCTCGCCACCGCCGTGACCGTCGCCATCTACATCGCGGCGACCCGCTGGATCACCGAATGGCGGACCGAGCTCCGCCGCAAGATGAACGATCTCGACGGCATGGCCCTGTCGCGCGCGGTCGATTCCCTATTGAATTACGAGACGGTCAAATACTTCGGCGCCGAAGAGCGGGAGCGCGAGCGTTACGGACGGGCGGCACAGGCCTATGCGCAGGCGGCCGTCAGGTCGGAGAACTCCCTTGGCGTGCTGAACATCGTCCAGGCCGTGATCATGAACGCCCTGATGCTGTTCGCGCTGGGCTTCACGGTCTGGCAGTGGAGCCGGGGGCTGCTGTCGGTGGGCGACCTGGTTGCCGTCCAGACCTACCTGACGCAGCTGTTCCGTCCGCTCGACATGCTGGGCATGGTCTATCGGACCATTCGCCAGGGCCTGATCGACATGGCCGCGATGTTCCGGCTGATCGACACCGAGGTGGAGGTCGCCGACACGCCCGGCGCCCCGGCCCTGGTCGTCAGGCGTCCCACGGTCGCGTTCGAAGACGTCGTGTTCGGTTACGACCCCGACCGCACGATCCTTCACGGATTGAGCTTCGAAGTGCCCGCCGGCGCGCACGTCGCCATTGTCGGCCCTTCGGGTGCCGGAAAGAGCACGATCGCGCGGCTGCTGTTCCGGTTCTACGATCCCTGGTCGGGTCGGGTCCTGATCGACGGGCAGGATATTTCCGCCGTAACCCAGGAATCGCTGCGCGCCGCGATCGGCATCGTTCCGCAGGACAGCGTCCTGTTCAACGACACGATCGGCTACAACATCGGCTACGGCCGCCCGCATTCCCAAGGGCCCGCGCTGCACGACGATATCGTGCGCGGCGCACGCGACGCGGCGATCCTGCCCTTCATCGAAGCGCTGCCCCATGGCTTCGACACCGAAGTCGGGGAACGGGGGCTGAAACTGTCGGGCGTGGAGAAACAGCGCGTGGCGATCGCCCGCACGCTGGTGAAGGACCCGCCGATCCTCATCCTCGACGAGGCGACAAGCGCGCTCGATTCGCGCACCGAGCAGGGGATTCTGGATACCCTGCACCGGGTCAGCAAGGACCGCACCAGCCTGTCGATCGCGCACCGGCTGTCGACCGTGGCCGACGCCGACAGCATCCTGGTGATGGATCACGGCCGCCTGGCCGAACAGGGAACGCACCAAGCCCTGCTGCGGCGCGGCGGTCTCTACGCGGAGATGTGGTCACGCCAGCAGGCCGAACGCGACCGGAACCTGGAGGCGGCCGAATAA
- the hslV gene encoding ATP-dependent protease subunit HslV, which translates to MDDSNRSSRDAWGLTPWHGTTIIGVKRDGRTVVAGDGQVSMGNTVMKPNARKVRRIGKDGAVVAGFAGATADAFTLFERLEKKLEQYSGQLMRAAVELAKDWRTDKYLRNLEALMIVADKDVLLVLTGNGDVLEPEGGIAAIGSGGNYALAAAKALADYEANPEKIARRAMQVAADVCVFTNDRVTLESVGD; encoded by the coding sequence ATGGACGACAGCAATCGATCGAGCCGCGACGCCTGGGGGCTCACGCCCTGGCATGGGACCACCATCATCGGCGTGAAGCGCGACGGGCGCACGGTCGTGGCCGGGGACGGCCAGGTCTCGATGGGCAATACGGTGATGAAGCCGAACGCCCGCAAGGTGCGCCGCATCGGCAAGGACGGCGCGGTTGTCGCGGGCTTTGCCGGCGCGACCGCCGACGCATTCACCCTGTTCGAGCGGCTGGAAAAGAAGCTGGAACAGTATTCCGGCCAGCTCATGCGCGCGGCGGTGGAGCTTGCCAAGGACTGGCGCACCGACAAGTACCTGCGCAATCTCGAAGCGTTGATGATCGTGGCCGACAAGGACGTGCTCCTGGTGCTCACCGGCAATGGCGACGTGCTGGAGCCTGAAGGCGGTATCGCGGCGATCGGTTCGGGCGGCAATTACGCGCTCGCGGCGGCGAAGGCGCTGGCCGATTACGAAGCGAATCCTGAAAAGATCGCGCGCCGCGCCATGCAGGTGGCCGCCGATGTCTGCGTGTTCACCAACGATCGGGTCACGCTGGAGAGCGTTGGCGACTGA